The following are from one region of the Halorussus rarus genome:
- the nucS gene encoding endonuclease NucS, with amino-acid sequence MTIADGDSASATLSRPDPAAARDRVAAAVDRGGMVTVFGRCTVDYEGRAASTLGPGDRLVVLKPDGTALVHTDEGQKPVNWQPPGSTHEARLADGDLRIVSRRTSPDEELVVTFERVEQLSTFDVTDRQDLTLQGTEEDLRRRILDAPDLVEPGFRPLAIERETPAGAVDIYGEDDDGATVVVELKRKRVGPDAVGQLSRYVEALDRDLHADAEIRGFLVAPSVTERARGLLAEKGLEFVSLGPPE; translated from the coding sequence GTGACGATAGCAGACGGCGACTCCGCGAGCGCCACCCTCAGCCGGCCGGACCCCGCCGCCGCGCGCGACCGCGTGGCCGCGGCGGTCGACCGCGGGGGGATGGTGACCGTCTTCGGCCGGTGCACGGTCGACTACGAGGGCCGGGCCGCCAGCACGCTCGGCCCCGGCGACCGGCTGGTCGTGCTCAAGCCCGACGGCACCGCGCTGGTCCACACCGACGAGGGCCAGAAACCGGTCAACTGGCAGCCGCCGGGCTCGACCCACGAGGCGAGGCTCGCCGACGGTGACCTCCGTATCGTGAGCCGCCGCACTTCGCCCGATGAGGAGCTGGTCGTCACGTTCGAGCGGGTCGAGCAGCTCTCGACGTTCGACGTGACCGACCGCCAGGACCTGACGCTCCAGGGCACCGAGGAGGACCTCCGCCGGCGCATCCTCGACGCGCCCGACCTCGTCGAGCCGGGGTTCCGGCCGCTCGCCATCGAGCGCGAGACGCCCGCCGGCGCGGTCGACATCTACGGCGAGGACGACGACGGCGCGACCGTCGTGGTCGAACTCAAGCGCAAGCGCGTCGGCCCGGACGCGGTGGGCCAGCTCTCGCGGTACGTCGAGGCGCTGGACCGCGACCTCCACGCCGACGCCGAGATCCGTGGGTTCCTGGTCGCGCCCTCGGTGACCGAGCGCGCCAGGGGACTGCTGGCCGAGAAGGGCCTGGAGTTCGTCTCGCTCGGGCCGCCGGAGTGA
- a CDS encoding DMT family transporter, translating into MIEKRTLAFFAAASVLFGGTFVAAKAGLAYFPPLLFVALRFDVAAAALLGYVALTTPRDDLLPRTRSDVAGILATGILVIGLANALLFVGQQYATSAVASIVFSLNPILTPVFAAGLLSDERLSARGGVGMLLGLVGVGLVASPDPANLLGGGAVGKAILLAGATSGALGSVLIRRADADLSSTVRTAWALPFAALLCHLLSLSAGESVAAVSWTPEALAALGYVGLFAGALAYIAYFGLLDEVGAIRANLAFYVVPVVATLGGWALLGEAVSTLAVLGFLTIFAGFAVLGSESMDVGGLLRSPVADRALTDGGRPTDEQYGCESD; encoded by the coding sequence GTGATCGAGAAGCGCACCCTCGCGTTCTTCGCGGCCGCCAGCGTCCTGTTCGGCGGGACGTTCGTGGCCGCGAAGGCCGGCCTCGCCTACTTCCCGCCCCTGCTGTTCGTCGCGCTGCGATTCGACGTCGCCGCGGCGGCGCTGCTGGGGTACGTGGCGCTCACGACGCCGCGGGACGACCTGCTCCCGCGGACGCGGAGCGACGTCGCCGGCATCCTCGCGACCGGGATTCTGGTCATCGGGCTGGCCAACGCCCTGCTGTTCGTCGGCCAGCAGTACGCCACCAGCGCCGTCGCCTCCATCGTCTTCAGCCTCAACCCGATCCTGACGCCGGTGTTCGCGGCCGGACTGCTCTCGGACGAGCGCCTCTCGGCCCGCGGCGGGGTCGGCATGCTGCTCGGGCTCGTCGGCGTCGGACTGGTCGCCAGCCCCGACCCCGCGAACCTGCTCGGGGGCGGCGCGGTCGGCAAGGCGATCCTGCTCGCGGGCGCGACGAGCGGCGCTCTCGGGAGCGTCCTCATCCGGCGGGCCGACGCCGACCTGTCGAGCACGGTCAGGACCGCGTGGGCGCTGCCGTTCGCCGCGCTGCTCTGTCACCTGCTGAGCCTGTCGGCCGGCGAGTCGGTCGCGGCCGTCTCGTGGACGCCCGAGGCGCTGGCCGCGCTCGGTTACGTCGGCCTGTTCGCCGGCGCGCTGGCGTACATCGCCTACTTCGGCCTCCTCGACGAGGTCGGCGCGATCCGGGCCAACCTCGCCTTCTACGTCGTGCCGGTCGTCGCGACCCTCGGCGGGTGGGCGCTGCTCGGCGAGGCAGTCTCGACGCTCGCCGTCCTCGGCTTCCTCACCATCTTCGCCGGCTTCGCGGTGCTCGGCAGCGAGTCGATGGACGTCGGGGGTCTCCTCCGGTCGCCGGTCGCCGACCGCGCGCTGACCGACGGTGGGCGACCGACCGACGAGCAGTACGGCTGCGAATCGGACTGA
- a CDS encoding helix-turn-helix transcriptional regulator has protein sequence MESALEEIEFLALSANRVEVLRLLADDRRTRSELAAATGASQATLGRILGDFEDRSWIRREGGEYAATATGRLVAEGFTDLLDILETEGELRGIVRYLPTHAMDFDLRRLADATITVPNQTRPNAPVQRVLDLLGDADEIRIFSHAFNGQSLARVRERVTAGEGRFRGVFSKSAIGALADDSGLRGQLTSLLDADGAELRVREEGIPLAVTVADDAVHLLLRDENGVLQASVDTDDRAVRSWAQDTFDHYWRTATPLDTDDLSD, from the coding sequence ATGGAGTCCGCGCTGGAGGAGATCGAGTTCCTCGCGCTCTCGGCCAACCGCGTCGAGGTCCTGCGACTGCTGGCCGACGACCGCCGGACGCGCAGCGAGCTCGCGGCGGCCACCGGCGCGTCGCAGGCGACCCTCGGTCGCATCCTCGGCGACTTCGAGGACCGGTCGTGGATACGCCGCGAGGGCGGCGAGTACGCGGCGACCGCGACCGGCCGGCTCGTCGCAGAGGGGTTCACCGACCTGCTCGACATCCTCGAAACGGAGGGCGAGCTCCGCGGCATCGTGCGGTACCTGCCGACCCACGCCATGGACTTCGACCTCCGACGGCTCGCGGACGCGACCATCACGGTCCCGAACCAGACGCGGCCGAACGCGCCCGTTCAGCGGGTGCTCGACCTGCTGGGCGACGCCGACGAGATCCGCATCTTCTCCCACGCGTTCAACGGGCAGAGCCTCGCGCGGGTCCGCGAGCGAGTGACCGCCGGCGAGGGGCGGTTCCGGGGCGTCTTCTCGAAGAGCGCCATTGGCGCGCTCGCCGACGACTCGGGGCTGCGCGGGCAGCTGACGTCGCTGCTCGACGCCGACGGCGCGGAGCTACGCGTCCGCGAGGAGGGGATTCCGCTGGCGGTGACGGTCGCCGACGACGCGGTCCACCTGCTGCTGCGCGACGAGAACGGCGTCCTGCAGGCGTCGGTGGACACCGACGACCGGGCCGTGCGCTCGTGGGCGCAGGACACGTTCGACCACTACTGGCGGACCGCGACGCCGCTCGATACGGACGATCTCTCGGACTGA